The Pieris napi chromosome 4, ilPieNapi1.2, whole genome shotgun sequence DNA segment tataaaaataagataataaGTCCGGCGTTCCACAGCTTCTTAAGTTTTTGCCGCGCGCTgctactatgtggaaccagctacccactgaagtattttccaATCAATACGACTAAGAgtccttcaataaaagagcgtaccaattatttaAAGGGCGGCACGCATTCGCGAGCCCTTTTTCATTGACAGTGTTGgtcggcggtatcacttaacatcagagtCCCTGCCGTtttccccctgttctataacaaaaaagtatTAGCTTGCGTAAACCTAAATGAAGACTCTCACGTCTATTAGATACATAGAATGCCGACGCTTTTGTATGTTAGTCcgataaaaagagtggcggagagtttattgccagttcttgtcttccgttctacgcccttgatttaagaactggcagtaaatgtaaaattagaagcatttcatgtatatatattttttgacgttcataagtgtacattgtgttacctatatgaataaatgattttgactgaCTGATTGATGTAGTCTTAATATAGCGCTGATTTCCCGAGCGAAACAAACCTTATTATTGGAATAAGTAAGGGCTcatttttttctctatatagACCAGTAAGACCCAATAGATATAGCGATTGGGATGTTCAGGAGAACATTGAAGCTGGGAACCCAAGCGTGGTCCTCCACGGGATCCTTAATTGCCACCGCACTGCATTGAGAATGAGAGAACTAATATAACAATTGACTATTTTCATATgaaaattctatatttttaatatataagacACATTTGCACGTCTTATGTGTGGTAGAATATGTGaagtttagattgtaccaacataaaatttttgtacttacaaatcaatgattattataattccaTAAACATTACGAAAACGTCGGGATCGCTATCACTATTCGCTATTGAAATGGTTCACTTGCTTTCAAATAATGACGATGGATTaatgattttgttttgaaaatattgtttaaatatgagTATAGAAATACTTACGATTGATGGATTTAATAAAGAACAATTAAGCATCATTTTCTcaaactattaaaatacataaaaataagcaATGGTcgcaaaatattgtatttatccTTACCTTCTTGCCTAGTTAAAAAGATTAGATATATATGGCAAAGGAAACTTATAATCgaattaatgattaaaaacTCTAAAGCAATAtggaaattataatttgtttgtttttttcagCTTTGGGAATATCATCTGTATTTCTTTTCCTGGTACTCCTCATATACATCTTACTACCGGAGGCTCAGAACTTAGTAGGCAAGATTCGTATGTGCTACGTTAGTAGTTATATTGGATATTTTGTTTCTGTGGCGGTTGTTCTGGAGGGTTCACATTCGGAGACAACATGCAAAATTTTGtgtaagtattaattaatatatacaattatcgTCTAATACACACAATGTTCGtgcccatactcctccgaaacggctcaaccgattcttatgattttttttatgcataattAGTAAAtgtgagaatcggctactatataTCTTTCAAAACCTTAAGTGATAAGTGGTGTccacccaaaaaaaaaatttttttttaatgatacaacataaaaatacatacaacttttttaatatagtaattttttttattattgtaggtTTTTTtgcttgattttttttttaaattttcgacGAAGACTTGGTTCGACtttgctttttaaatatttcgccAATATTATGTTTGTGTCATTCATCTTTCTATACTTAACCAAAAGcattctaaataaaaactaaacattcTTACGAAGCTTAATTCACCCATGCCTAGCAAATATTTCATATGGAATTTATTTCTGGTTATAAACAGTATGAGTATTTTGGTATGAGTAattaatggtaaaaaaaaaacaataaaaaagacgTTGTAATCTATTcggttttttgttaaaaatatttaatttatgtttgtaCAGTTTTGACTACAACGATTAAAGGCCATATATACGTAGTATAGTATGACCTTGAACTTAGCTATAAGATGCGATATAATTGGGTATTTGACCATCTGTATTCTATCTAAGGGTGCGTCCACATCTGGCGAATGCGCCGCGAATATGCTGCGAGCAGTTTGCGAGATGCGCGCGTAAATTTATGTTCGCTACTGCGCCGCCCGCGCGCAGTTCACCCTAACGCTTCAATTAAACTATGAATTtctgattaattaaaaaaaaaattgttacagcATTCATTGCATATTTCTCCATCATAGCAACGTGCTGTTGGATGAACATCATGTCGTATGATATCTGGTCGACATTTCGGTatgatttttcaaatattaattagtgaCTTTATTTGAAGAAAACCATAAAAATTCttacaatatacaataaatgttaatatcaAAGCACTTTTAATGGACACAATATTCATCAccaattgaaattaatataacaatttaaagtaATCTCTTTAGAGGAAAATCCTTGAAATAACGcttgcatttgtttttatccTGTTTTGGATATCACAAAGCCCCAGGAAAGGTTCATTTCTGGATTATTTTACTAACGCAAACAAATGTTCGGCGGGTAACCAGACAAGGAACTACGCgttatggccgatttacattatcttagtgtttaggagagtgctttagtacaacttgaaaggcaagttctctagcgtagcgtttactaaagcaagtagcgtttacatgtttcaactaaagtactatcctaaagcactctcctaaacactaagataatgtaaatcggcctttatacACACCGCTTTAACTTCACAAATAAccactattattttatagataaagtatttataaacgcatttcaatttgatataaaacttttaggtAAGTTGTAAATCATAAGCGTTTAGATCTTGTTTTAGCTTACTACTATTGTTACATTACAGAACTAGAGGAAGTACAAAGTTTTCTGGATCTAGTGAGAGGCGGAGAATAGAAAAGAGGAAATTCCGTCGATACTGCTGTTACGGATGGGGAATTCCACTAAGCATGGCCGCTGGTCTGATGATAATCAACTCCCTTGACCTTTCTGGTCTGCCCTGGTTCATCACACCACAGATTCCAACTTGGGGATGCTTTTTAATAGGTACGTGTCTTTTCCTAGAGGTTAATGAACCTTgggtatattattatactttcCGATACGGGCCTTCCTTTTAACCAAACTTATTAAGTCAAAAATAGATTCCGGAATATCTGAGTTATACGTTGCGTACGTAAGCTACTGAAGTGGTCTGGATTTGTCTTCCTTATTATATAAGATTTGGTTTTAAGATACCTTATTTCTTAAAGAATCACTTAGTGAGAACGATTAAATTTAAGATAGGTTATATAAaagcaatataaaataaaagtattagttGATctgcaaatatttaaatataaactttgtcgtgtaaaattaatttactaaagtaggtatagaaaaaaatagacaatatgtatgtatagtgTATACTTTTACAAAAGTGCAGGTTAATCGATCGATGTTACAACAGGCATTGTGACtgataaataaacacaataataGTAAATTCAAACGTTCTCATTCATTCAATCAAAAGATCTCAACTTACTGCCGcagaaaaattgttttacctAGTTTCAATCTTTGCCGCGGACTAAAATTTTCCTAGTCGGTCAATTCTCAGGctatttaggtttttatttattcatttacagCATAGatgctaaataataattataataatttaagtaaggGCCAGCGGCGAAAAATTTAATCGCCCCAAGATGAGATAAACGAtcaatctactatataaaaataagtcgggttttccttcctgacgctataactccagaacgcacgaaccgatttccacggttttgcattcgttggaaaggtcttgggttccgtgaggtttatagcaaagaaagaaaaaattcaacagaaaagcgggatcaccaaacgaaatgttacataaaacgaagccatctggtggcgaaacggagttcgcctgGTTTGCTAGTAATCTATATTTTTGACTAATCACTAATTCAAGGATTTGACCGATATGAGTTATCCGATAAAAGCTGTCGATGAATGTTGTCCGCTACCTTTTATAATGCTGTTGCTTCTGAGGGGTGGTATTGTATAAAACAGGTATTGATTATGCGGGGCCAAGGTGTTGCAATGGATACGTAACAAATATATCTGTGGCCATAGGTCAGAATATGATAaatgcaatttaattattttactaaacaataaactacgagctccctccttatcagaatcccaaatcataaaattactgcttcacgactgatttgagcgcgaaaaccgctgtgtgagttcgaaaagtagttacagaatcgcaaggcaggacAAGCAATTAAGTTATTGAGAAATCTTGAAggcactattaaaatatgaaacactcgatatatgaacaaaaaagtataatattagtattcaAGACACCAGTAATATTTTGCATGTAGTTATCCTGATATGACCAAATGAAATTCTATGTCTATTTATAAGTCATACTGAGGAAAAATGTACTTGTCATTATCTGATCTATTACCatagatataaatttacatactaCCTTAAACgacaatttcttttattttaaattaaaaaaactaatatctTTTCAAAcctttcacaaatatttatgaCTGTCCAGTTCCAGAGAACTGGATATATTTGTTGGTGTAATGTAATGCTTCTGAAAAGTTTTATCTTATGTGTACCCCAACAAGCTGTTTAGTTggcatattttattagtttctAGCTCGAAACGAAAATggattttttaactaaagtactcgTACATTCACATACATACTAATGcaacctgcagctgagtttcattatcggacttcaaggcagaatacaaaatacctcgacgttcgtcgttccacaattgagcgttttttaaggcactttttgccgcgcaccagcactatgtggaaccagctgcccactgatgtatttctaagaaaaaagtttactaattcttgaaaggccggcaacgcatctaacatcaggtgagcctcctgcccgtttgcctcctattacgtaaaaaaaaaaaaaatcgttcgGTATTTTTACTGTCCATActcaaacaacaaaaaatactttcaGACGGTCAGCAATTTGTATACATGTACATACCGATGATGATTCTTGTGGGCGGGAACTGTTTATTGTTCCTGCTGACTGCGTGCAGTATTTGGGAGTCAATGAGAGGAAATGAAGTGCTTGGACCGGCTGCGACTAAGCGACAACAACAAAGGTACGTTTtggtgtttaatttaattattaacgaGCGAGAGACTCTCATTGCTTATAAGAAGATTTGAACTCCGACTGTGGGCCAATGGATGAATCTATGTGTATCACTTATACGGtgagggagcgttcaagtattacgtcacgcaatttttggacattataccccccccccatgtaacacGCCGTAATGTTTTTCTggacccaagtatagtaaaactttttttgaccacctagtgactactataaaagttaccattatgtggagtaaagtactggaaagtcgaaaataatattaacaataacgcgtaattcaatcccgccccgcatcgtaacgtttaataaaaggaccccccccccccttacgtaatacttgaacgctccctgaagaaaaatatcgtgaggaattCGGAACGCCCTAGACCCAACCATCGACTGCCTGTCTCACGCATAGAAGGCCTACAATACTTTTAGTATGTTGCTTTAGTGTAGAACCATCAAACATTAAACTCGTGATTACAATTGAATTGTACAGTTCATAcgaattataagaaaaatatttatactacgAGTAAACAAGGTACAACTTTTAAACAATCAAGAAACTTGTattgtaacaatttaaaattaaggaCTGTCGTCCATGTAACAAGCAACAAAGATGGTAACATAATTGTTAAGCTTATAAGCTCATACAAAACACAAACGCCACTTAGAatcaaagaagaaaaaaacaagttCCCCTGGTAACGCGGTACTCCTGTAACACATCTTCATATTACGCTATTTCAGTCTCTCGTATGACACGGATATTCAACCATATAACGCGGGGATTGCAAACGCGTTTCCTATAACGCGGAACCAACCCAGCGTGTTAATGGAGGGATAACTGTATaatattgaagtgaaacttctttatcggggttggaaaaaaatttagtgtaacatttttcggttacgcgtcacatgtttcggttacgcgtcacatttgaccgttacgcgcgtctttttctcgtccctaccacagttgattcgaagagattctaaaccattaataacaaaaatttataataactataacaatgatactaaaaattatattacaatttatgaaattctgtaataatcttagtggtaataaggtaaaatgaaataattgtattatttgtattcaagtctgtgattttaaaagccttttgttaaactttatctaatttaactttatttaaccaatttctgtaaagttagttgcatatagataatttttcgaaaaataaggtcataaagaagtttcacttctaacgtgtgtacactagtacacgcacatttttaaATCGGGAAGAATATCggtctcgcaagtgcgttatcgcccttttaagaattggtttgCTCTATTCTTTAAGGAACCtaagattatttaataatataacatttcgAGTGATTTATAGTTGAAATCTAAGAGAAGTTTAAAAGACAAGTTCTTGCGTACTGTgttagaataatataatatacaaagtatgaaagtaccgactgcagcgccactgccgggctgatttgtaaTTCTAAACCATCTCAGGCGCCATCCAAACATATActaaaaattcattcaaatcggtccagtcgtttaagaggagttcggTAACTTACACACGTACAATtgagttatatatataaagatattcaCTAATATTCTTAATGCCTACACCAGGTTCAAGATATGCGTGCGGCTGTCAGTAACGATGGGTGTGAGTTGGATATGGGAAGTGATTAGTTTCCTGGTACCAGCTGCTGATGAGTTTGCCCTGTACCTTGACCTGTATAATGGCTGCATTGGATTCTTGATCTTCCTCATCTTCGTTTGCAATAGACGCAAACTAGCTCACCTCAAAGCaaggtaaatttatttattgcagcAAGCAAGAAAAAATCTGGAGTGGAGTATCTATTTCCACCGATTTCTGGCCAGTCTATTATTACAGTGGACAGTTTTGAGTCTGTCACTTGATGAGTCTATCTGGTCGGTGAACGGTCACGTGGTCTTTTGCCTTCTATATTTCTATCCAccatcagtttctccaagttatCATCTGTGCATGGGCGTAATATGAGATGATTCGTTGGTGTCGAATGGAAGACAGGAAATTTCATATGCGGGGTTGGGTCAAAATGTATtggtgtttattattaaataggcCCGAATTCTGGATGAGACTGACTGATGTTGACTGAGAACTGAGAAGTATATACTAGTTACGAccatatatttgaaatttggCAGATCTAAAGAGGAGATGTCCTTAGGCCCAAACCCATATCCAGATTCACTTGTCTGTTACTTAGTAGAAGGTAgttgaaattaaattctttagcTATCTAGGGGCAGGGAAGACGCAGCGCCCCTTTGATACAAAGGGAACTGAAATGGGGAAAATGGTGAATATTttcaatgaaaaaaataactacaattaaaaaagtgCAATCATTAGGTTGGAATTTATGAGATCAATCAACTCATGTGCGATGTCTATCGAACGAAACGGGGACTTCCCCGTTTCTTGTTTTCGGTGGTTGGAGTTTTTCGCGTGTGCGTCTATTACTGACTACTTCCCTTTAATAGCCCAGAGCCCCACAAATTCACGATCCGCCCTTGTATCAAggtcaattaattaattttcctgTCTGAAAAGGCTTTAGTATTTTGTTATTGACGTTTATGTTCTGTGTTCTTCTAGATTTCAATCATGGCGTCAACCGAAATCTTTCAATCAGAATACGAGTAACGATTCGCAAGCTGTGGCGATGAAGAGATTGGACAACTCTTTAAGCACTGTCGAGTTTTAGAAATAAGTTTTGACTGATTTACTtacattttaagttttattactttaaatattataccaTGGCCAATTTTGTCTTATTTGATGCTGCACACGAACCAGagaaacatatataaaaacccTCATAGCTATTGTAATAACGGCTTTAGTCGTCTCATCGAATTGAcaagaattaataaattaatctaaaataatacataaaaatataagcaaactaaaaactactaaactatctaatagttaaaaaagaaGCATTAATTATGACATGGGAATCCTACGTAGCGCCCATTCTTAATCTGAGGGTAGGTTAGGTAAGTtgaccagctgcccactgaagtatttcggaagcaattcgacttagggtagATATTCTTCTAAGGTTGTCAaagcactcgcgagccctctgacattgaGTGTTCATGGTTGACGGTATCACATCAGAAGACGTTCACTGCGTAACAGGCCGATATCGGCCTGCCGCGGTACTTAAGCTGGTGCGGACGAAGTAATCTATGTCCCTCTCACTGGTGCAAAACCTATTATTACCTATTATCCTACCTATTATCTCCTATTATCTCAGGTGTTTGTAAGAATTCGACagggacaaatatatttttcagcttgcggtcaaaattttaggtgTTCCCTATCAAAACATAACGGCAGGGTTTTATCGACCTACCACGCACTGGCGGAAATATCATTGGGGGCGTATTTTGGCCTGCCGCCGCACCAGATGAAGAATTATGATTTTACTtgccgcagtgaacgtgttaaaataaaaacttacctCTGTACATCAgcacattataaaaaacaacacTAAAAAAGAcctattgatatttatattcttatataacTGGCTCACCTGATTTTAAGTAATTCCGCCATCCATAGACACTTACCGCcggagggctcgcaagtgcgttgcagAATTTTAAATCTTTGATCAAGCGATCCAAGAAATTggagattatattatttttttccagcCCTTATCACATCGTCGTTCTTCCTGGCTCTACTACTCATTGTGTACGCGATCCTACCAGAGTTGAGAAATATAGGCGGGATGGTACTCATGGCATATGTGTTCAGTTTGATGGTCGCCTTCCTCGGCATGGCTACGATACAGATTGATGAATTCGAAAACGATACTTGCGTGAATCTAAGTAAGTTATTTCTTTTACGTACTTTGGGACTAGCTGAGTGCACCAGACTTTGTGGCAGGTCGaatcttttttattactcttggACACTAAGAGGCCGATTAAGTATTGCGTTAACaaatttactgcaatttatcccccccttCTCCTTTAGTCGGCAGTACATAAAGGTGGCAGTACTAAATGGAAGTAAGTTATTTCTATTACGTACTATGGGACCAGCTGAGTGCACCAGACTTTGGGGCAGGTCGAATAATCATATTAAGGGgccattcaagtattacgtaatcagatttaacccccccccccctcttcCTCTTGTGAGAAAAAGTAAGCAAAGTTCGCAAAAGTAATAGTACAtaatggtatttattttttgtatgaatcctcgaaaatgcattttgttttcaagaatagacaatgtgtgggtaatatgtgtaaaaaagttaataattactgttgacgtgaTCACAAGAAAATCAAACTGTCGGCTTCgaaaaccgattttttttcacttctTCTCTTCTTCCAAAAAACACATCAATCCATCTAATAATTCTgttatacattttgttacataatgaaaaataattcagttTAGTAGTATCTAGTAAAATCAGGATTTATTGAAAGTTAGTCAATAAAagcctatattaaaaaaaattcatgctCAGGAATTAATTTCCATCTTTTACATGTCCTTTATTTCATATTGTCCTGATCACTGTTACGTTGCTAACCTTatctaatgttattttattttctcccagttgcctggaagagatcccTCGAAAGcgaaattttcatttaactaTGTCTCGTCGATGCACTTAAACTATTTAACACAAGCACTTTCCACCTCCCATCCCATCCATCCCTTCTATAAGATTATGATTCTGGTGTGTACAAATGTCTCAACCATGTAAACCTGTATCTTTAGTTAAGAAATAAGTCTTAGCTttctattttcttaataatatattattttggttcACTTATTGTTAAGTTACTATTTCATTAAACCGTTGGAAGTGCGGAGTACCCTGATGTACAGGTCTCCGACctattactataataatttatttatgcagtattttttttctttgatattaattcaatctagcACTCTaacagactcagactaacacacctatatagtctgtctcactatAACacgtaccggctgcaccggccgcgcttacgctacgtcaccgatctcgtcagagagatgtgaatgcgcagtatgcgttctgtcccgctctaacgcgtattggccgcacctatattacgtaatcgtgtgttaggttattttcgttacggaatttcttgactcgttcgccgcgctcaaagcccgcgataaaatctatgcaaaagcttaaaaaaaattgaaacttGAAAATTcttagcaaaatttaaaatattatttaattattttttcagcaATCGTTATCTACTTCTTCTTCTTGGCTGCGTTTGCGTGGATGAACGTTATGTCTTTCGATATCTGGTGGACATTCCGGTATGTTAACAATTCATATCTTTGATGCAATGTTATGATAGATAAATACCgtacaattttatacaatCTTCCAACTTACAGTAGTTTTGGGTATATTGCTCTTAATTAGCTTTAAGcttctaattaaatttagatttttttgctGTTTGCTTGTGTTTACTTCTTTCATTGCtagtttcaattttatatgtttaaatattattgatgtgtgaagtaatattttcttgtatattttaagcatTTATATGTTGTTaggacttataaataatataaaatataagtaaacaaataaaatctatatgaCGGCGCATTCCTAGCGCCATGTTAAGAAATACTGCAAATATTGGAACGAGATTTGACAGTTGTCAAGTCTGGCGGAGCGTCGTATCGATGGTCAGCGCGGCCATGTTGAAATCGTTTGGAGTGTTTCGAACGTCAACGGCGAGCGCACCACGTCTGCGACGAATCGCTTTTGTTCTAAATAATCTGGTgtctttttgttacaaaactaattGAAAGTGCTTGTTTAAGAGATTTCCTAATGAATAGTAAATAGATTTTGAGTTTGGTGaccaacattaaaattattaagacatGGCTGATTCTAATAATGAAGGGCATCCGCCCATATCAGAAGTGGGATCCCATGCGCTACTGACCGTGCAAAAACAACCACCTGACTAAAATAGCGCCTTGAAGTTGTTAAGTAATATGGAAATTTTACTTACTCGGATGTTAGCGACAACGCAACCACCGGTGGCAACTGCTAACGCCCAGTATAGTTCAGTGAAATTCGTAGAGTTTAATCCGGTAGACGCAGACGCGGATACAGAAGGTTGGTCTTAATTACAGAGCTTAAAGTACTGACTAAACATTTAGAGGGCGTAGATTTCTCTAGCTCTTAGCAGTGTACTGAAAGGGCGCGCAGCTTTCTTGAGCaagttaaatttgtatgagCTGACATGggagaatgtaaaacaaagtttaatgGCTAGATTTTGTAaaccaaaattatttcaaGACTTCTTTGATGAAATATTGCGTTTTCAAATTTGAACAAAAGAAACTGCAGCAGAGTGGCCTGCGCTTatggaatatgatcaaaactATACCTAAAACCCGAATGTCAAGATTTTATAACTGGATACGTCATATCGGTCTTATGTCAGAAGGATGATTTGATATGCCGTGAGCTAAACGCATATACTGTCACTATTAAACCTCAGTTGTTTAGAATCTTAAGAGGCATTTCCCTAAAGCGAAGATCGGGGGTTACTGAAATCCAAGAGCCTGATTTCAAGCGACCTAGAATTGTGGACGCAAGATTTCCTGGTAAATATCATTTTTGTGGAATCCTCGGACACCGGCAAGCGTCTTTGAGAAGATTCTTCTTGGATGACTAAGCAGCAAGATCCGTCAACTGCAACACGTGCCCCCGAGAAAACTTCTACCGTAACCTGTTATATATGCGGTCAAGTTGGACACATAGCAACAATTTGtaaagaaaaggaaaaaggTGGTGGATCTACTGCAAGGTAATAGGTCAATATCTGCGAACAGTGGCTGTCGAGGGGCACCTTGAGGATGTCATCTGGTGAGTCAGTCTCCTTTCTTTTTGTTTGATAGCGGATTGTCTTGCTCGTTGATAAAAGAGAGCTATTATACTAAGTTCCCAAGTACTGTGCGCAATGATCTTGTGTATCTTGCGGGCATTGGTGGtgatgaaataaaatctaCGTCACAGATTTCGAGTGAggttaattttgaaaattttataaaactcttGACATTTCATGTAGTACCAGACTCATGTTTTACGGACCCTGTTATAATAGGTAGGGACATTTTAGAAAACGGTGTGAgcgtcaaaattaataatgataatttgaaGTTAATGTTTGTGAGGCGATTGTTACACAGCCATACTT contains these protein-coding regions:
- the LOC125048617 gene encoding probable G-protein coupled receptor Mth-like 4 is translated as MIRLTVLILFLIYPLSRASIDSNDINRYTYNCTHKDGECAKQKVNVDFELCASKVCIYKCCPRDQVALYSECVQAKAGNLSDVEVYDYYLNKAKRKFNEIFHVITNKYANREFAESAYLAIFIGGDVYLEESGSLYVEMPNQYRRWIQITNKDFCIDYSMTENDTLSDSPQFFVNYQAEPPRQKQSTIYVVALGISSVFLFLVLLIYILLPEAQNLVGKIRMCYVSSYIGYFVSVAVVLEGSHSETTCKILSFIAYFSIIATCCWMNIMSYDIWSTFRTRGSTKFSGSSERRRIEKRKFRRYCCYGWGIPLSMAAGLMIINSLDLSGLPWFITPQIPTWGCFLIDGQQFVYMYIPMMILVGGNCLLFLLTACSIWESMRGNEVLGPAATKRQQQRFKICVRLSVTMGVSWIWEVISFLVPAADEFALYLDLYNGCIGFLIFLIFVCNRRKLAHLKARFQSWRQPKSFNQNTSNDSQAVAMKRLDNSLSTVEF